The Maribacter aquivivus DNA window TACAGAATTAACAAACTCGCCCCAAGTAATTGCTTCAGTACCATCACCTTTACCTGTAGCAGCAACAATAAATCTGTCAATATTAAATATGATAAGACCCCATATGATTCCAAAAGCGCTTGCCATAATTGCAGTTGTTGTATCAGTACCACCATCAAGAGCGGAGCCCTTAGGTTCAAAGATTGTATAGATAGCATAACCGCCGGCTACGGCAGCCATAAAACCTGTAGCTACTACAATGCCACCTAAACAAGCATACTTTACTTGATCAGAGTAGGTGCTTCTTTTTAAAATGTAACCATCTGAACCTGCAGCTTTCCATAAAAGCCTCATTATTAGACCAGGTTTAGGGCTTGTATAATATTCTCTTTTCATAATTAATGTATTTCGGTTGGTTTAGTTAAGGTCAGTTTCTAATTCTAGTTTTAAATTTTTCAGCTCTTCAATTGAATTGGTAAGTCTAATTTTAGCGGACGAGTTTTTTAGAAATGGTGATTGATTTAATTCAATTTGTAATTGCTTAGATTGTTTAGGTTGTTTTGTGTTCTGAAATGATATAGTGCAATTTTTTATTTGCTTACTGAGTTCGACTTTCTTTTTGTTGACGTCAATATTTTTTGAAATTGTTTCTACTTTAGAAAAGTCTTTTTTGTTAAGGGCTATTACTTTAATTTTTGTAAAAAGTTTAGTTTTCTTTCCAACACCATATGCGGTTAACTGAAATTCTTTCTGTCCCTTTTTTACTTTAAATAGAAGCTGACCCGAATTAAAAAAGAGTTGAGATGAATTGCTAACAGTTATAAAAACAGCATTTCGTATTTCCCAGCGTAATTGATTGATTGTGCCATCAACACAGTATTCTGAATCTGGTTGAAAACTAATACTTTCCATTTTTTGACCATTAAATAGAAGTTTTAAAAATCTGAAAATGATTTTTAAAGAATTGGTGGTCAGTTTTAGAATCAATAATCGTTGTCTTGATGAAGATTCTTTTTTATTTGCTTTGTTAGTCATATTCTAAATAACTAAATGGTTGTATTTGGTTTGTTGGAAGTAAAAGTATTTAAACCGTTTATTTATCTTTTACGGTATCCCGTAATCAGACAAAATCTATTTGTATTAATTTCGTTTTTATTAAAATCTACTATGTTTAAAAAGACCATTTTTCTACTCTTATTTCTATTTCATTTTTCGGTTTCTTCTCAAGAACAAATCAGTCTTATCTCTTGGAATATTAGAGATTTTGGCAAAACAAAGAATAGTGAAGAGCTAGATAGAATGGCTGAAATTGTTCGCGATGCAGATATTGTGGCCATACAAGAAGTAGTTACGGGTTATGGTGGTGCCCAGGCAGTTGCAAAGCTTGCAGATAACCTAAATAGAAAAGGAGCTAAATGGGATTATGTGATAAGTAACCCTACCAATAGCCCTAAATATGTAACGGAGCGTTATGCGTTTATTTGGAAAACAAAAAACATTAAAATAAAGAATAGGGGAGCGTTAATATCAGAATTGGATTCATTGGTTGATAGAGAACCCTTCTTTCTTGATTTTTATTTTAAAGGGCGAAAACTTTCTGTAATCAATTTTCACTCTAGACCACATGATAAAAACCCGGAAAGAGAAATATTGGCGATTACCGACTATCTGAAATCAGATGACTTTCAACACCCTATAATACTTGCTGGAGACTTTAATGTGGACCAAAAGGAGGAAGTTTTTATTGGTTTGAGAACGCAGGGTTATAATGCTACGGTTATTGATGCAAAGACTACTTTGAAGCAAAGTTGTGCTACTACTGATGGTTATTTGAATTATCCTATTGATAATATTTTCTATTCAAATAAAATTGTACTCAAGAGTGGTTATGTGATTGATTTTGTGAAAGCTTGTGAGAACATAAGCAAAGCAAGAGAATTATCTGATCACCTACCAGTTTTATTGAATTTTAGTATTAAAGAACTTACTGAATAAAAAAGAGGATTAAGCATGCATTAGCTCAATCCTCTTTATAGAATATTGTATTAATTAACCGGTGGATCTGGCGGTGGTGGTGGAGGTGGAATATCTCCACCGTCACCACAGCAGGCTTGAAGTTCAACTTCATTCTCAGATAGGTCTTGTGGGTCACATGATATAAAGACAGAATTGAGGATTATCGTAAATACAACTATATAAATTTTCTTCATTTTGTTTAAGATTTTTGGACATACCAATGGCTGACCGAATTAGAAATCAGTGAATTTTTGCGATAGAAATCGCGTATTAAAATGAAGGGACGTCTCCCAGGTTTGAGAAGTGGAAATCCAAATACGGTAGTGCTTAGCTACTTCTCAATCGGGCTAATCACCGACCGTATTTTAGATTTCCGAGAGACTGGTTTATTAATAAACTGTGGTAGCAAATCATAGTCTTAAATCAATCTGAAACAAAGAAAAGGGATGTTGATGGATAGGAGCTAGACATAACCTTGACTTGTGTTGGACATATATTAGACACCAATGATAGCAGCGGTTAGAAAGAATCTTTGCTAGGAAGTAATAAGAATAAAATTGTAATTTTAAAAGTATGAATGAGGTGATAATTAATGAAATAGTTCAAAAGGTTTTTGCAAAAGCAAAAACTGAATGTGCAATTCATACTAATAATGCACTTAATAATCATATTGATAGTTCTACGGCAATAAGCTATAAAACTGCAGAAAGACTTTGCCAAAAGTATATTGATAAAAAAGAAAACATAGGTAAGCAATCTGAGCACACTATTAATGTGCTATGTCAATATCTGGGTTACAAATCATTTGCTGATTACGTTAAGCAAAATTCTAAGGGAAAGATTAGTGTTGAAGTTAATAAAGTAGGTGAGAAAAAAAACTGGAAGGTAATAGCGTTTATAAGTTTAATAATAGTTGTCGGATTGATTCTTGGTTTAAGCGAGAAGAATAAGGGGACCTCATGTATGGTATGGAAAGTAGACCATTTTGAAAAGGTTGCATGTTCCGTAAGTCATAAGGAAAACATAGTTCCTCTAGATGAAGTGAGATTAAATACCTTAAAGAAAGTAGAAGTTGATTTAACTACTAATTTTTTTGATGAAACCACTCAGAAACCATTGATATGGTACTATAAGTCTGGAAATAAGATTGAGTATTATACAGCTCCAGGATTGCATCCTGTGAATGGAAAAACCTTGAAGGCTATAACGGAGTACATGGCTAATAAGACTGTACCTATGCATACCTTTGATGAGAGTTCTTTTACTGAATGAATATTATAGCTACTTTATGGGCAAGTGCAGAAGGAAATGGCATAACTGTTGTTGACTGTTGAAATGTTCTTAGATTTTGACTTTAGGTGCAGTGTTTGCAATAGTTTGTAGCTGCAACAGAAGTGCAACATAAGGTCAACAATTCAATTGTTGACAACAAGTTGATGTAATGTTGAATGGTTAAACACCCGCCGGCTGGGCATTTAAAACCATATGCAACAAGTCAACTGTTATTTTCCATCTTTTCTCTAGTGAATGTGTAATGTCTACCCTTATGATGGGTGGTTTCTACGAATGGTTTTCGTGTTTCACGTAATATTGACATGTGGTGCTTTTTATAGCTACTATTTGTAGTCTCCAGTCCCATGTGTACTTTAATAGCCTCCGTAACTTTCGAAGACGAAACTCTAATGTTATTTTCAGATAATTTTTTAACTAAATCTGCATTAGAGTATTTAAGAACATCTTGGTCGAACATATCGAACTCATCAAGTAAAATTTGTTCTAGTTCTTTATGAATAAAAGTTTTATTCGACTTCACTAGTTTATCCAATGCAGCAGTATGTATTTGTTCTTTTGTGAACCACATACGTGTAGTTTTTTTCGTTGATATTTTTCTGTTGGTCAATAGGTGAATGAAATGAGGAATTTCTTTTTCAAGTGCCTCCAACATATCAGGATTGTCGCCATTCTTAGCTAGTTTAGGGATTTTGCGTACCCAGTAACGTATTTCCTCATTATCCACATAAATGAAATTTTCTTCGTTGTTAGAGCATAGTATAAATTTACCGTAGAATGGTATTTCCACACGGTCCTTGCCCTTAGATTCACTTTTGTAACTCTTGGCAGTGGATAAATTCTTAATACGCTCACTGTCCTCTCGTTTGTCCAACAGAACTTCATCTACCGCTATGATTAATTTAGCAGCCCAGTCAGCATTAAACCTACTCCTGAAATCCTCATTATTATTAATGGTCATATTACTCTGGAATACCATTTTTAGCCAATTTAGAAATGTCGATTTACCTGTGTTTCGCTCTGTGCTTACCAAACATAGAATTGGTAGTGTCTGTGTTGGCTTTTGCCATAGTAAGGTGAGGTAATCTAACCCTAACTCATATTGCTCACCAAAAAAGTGTTTTATGAATTGGGTAGTTACTTTTAATTCTCCCGGTAGGGGTTCATGGTCAACTGCATGGTATTGATTTAAGAATCCATCTATCACCTGTTTGTGATTAGTGTGTGAGGGTATTAAGCAAAATCCATCATACTTAGGGATGTTTTCCAGATACTCTTTTCCAAAGTCAGTTATTATTTCGCCCTTGTTCCATTTTAATAAAACTTTCATTTTATCACCACTGTGTAGCGGTAGGTAGGACTCTTTATAGTAGTCCGTACCTGCTCTCATATATTGTTCGCTCATGATTTAGCAATTTTTACTATTAGTTCTCCCATTTTACCATAGTCTGTATTTTGACTTCTGTTCATAAAAAGAAGATTTATGAATATTCCGTGCATATCAGGGTCTTCTTTGCAAGCAGTAATAATTTTTTGCTCTATTTGATTCCACGGAATTTTTGGGTTAAAGTTTAAATATTCTATTAATGAATATGATTTTCCAATAACTGATCTAAGAGATTTTTCTACTATTAAATCATTATTAATAGTTCTTATTCCTTGTAAATCATGGATAATTTCCTCTGTCTGTAAATGTCCGTCTGGTAAATAAATTTTGTTTTTAGTTTCCATATCTACATCTGATTTTTAAGTAAATATTCATCTACCTCGTTTTGAACAGAGGTTTTGTCTTCTTGTTTTCCTGTTTTTAGCCAAGTGATTAATTCAGATTTGAAAAAATACAAGTGTTTTCCTCTTTTATGAAAGGGTATTTCGTTTCTAGAGACTTTGCCGTATAGTGTATACTTACTTTTTTTGACAAATACAGAAGCTTCGTTGATATCTACGGGTATCTCTTGTTCTGATTGTTTTTCGACCATAATACCGTCTTTCAATTGGTCGGAAATTAACTTTGCTAGGTACTTAATACCTTCATCTGTGAATTTAAATAATGAATCCATTATAAATAAAAATTTAATTAATATTGAATTCGAAGGTAGAAAGGTAGGTGTGTTTAAAACTTAGATTTATATACTGAGTATATAGTCTTTATATTTTGTATTTAATTGATTATGTGGGTGTTGTGTTTTTGTAAGTCAATTTTATTGAGAAGATTTTATATATAGATAATTGATAGTTACTTAGTTTTATTAGTAGTATACCACTCTGCAATTAACCTTTGTAATTGGTTGAAATTTAACGAATCTAATTTTTTAGTTAAAGAATTTAGAAACATTTTTGACTTACCTGAAGGTGCAAGCTTTATTCCTCTTCTTATTGATGTGTAGTAAGAAATACTATTTGGTTCGGCATAAAAGATTTTTTCATCATATACCGACTTTGTAATTTCTAAAGCCATAAGAAATTCTGTAAAAGGTAATTTCTTGTCTTGTAAAATTGATTTTTCTCCTTTGTGAAATTCAGCTAAAACGTAAAGGATAAACTTTTTTTCATTCTCAGTAAAAGTTTTTATATGATTTTGATATTGTATTTGAGTTTCAGATTTTGCAGGTGTGCGTTTATTTGTTTCTACTGGGGTAGGTGATATTTGTTTATTTTTTTCATTTGAAGGATATACAGATTGTTTCATTTTGGCATATCTATTGTCGTTTAAGTAACCTTTCTCAAAACCCTCTAATTGAAAATTTTCCCACATGTCGGTTTTGTAAACTAAATCTAAATATTGGTAATGGTTGCTCAGATTCCTAACTATTTCATTAAGCGCTTCATATCGTGCTAATTTTTCAATTATACTTTCATAGCCAGAAAGGTTATACCCATTTTTAATGTATTGGTCTTTTATGTCATTTGATAAAACTGATAAAATTTGTTCATTTTCTGCTAGTTCAGTCCTATTGTTGAAAATCGATAATATTTCAGAATACTCTTTTTTTAGAGGTAATAATACTTCAGTGTTAAGTTGTTTTCTCGTTTGTTCAATAAATATTTTATGCACATATAGAAATGGTCTATTACTCTCTTTAGATTTCTTAAAATAATCTATTGCCTGAAGGGTCCTCTGGTCGATAACATTCTGCCAATACTTTAAATAAATATTATAGTAATCCATCTAGATCTAAATTTATGCGGTTAGCGGCTTCAATTTTGTTTTTATCCATGACCTTCGCATAGATTTGAGTAGTAGATACATTCTTATGACCTAATAATTTTGAGACTGTATATATGTCTGTACCGTTTGCTAGTTGTAATGTAGCGTATGAGTGTCTGAAATTATGAAAGGAAATTTTTTTATTTATACCAGAGTCTTCAATCCATTGCCTTAAAGGTCTAACCGTTTTAGAGTAATCAATATTATTAAATACTAAACCTTTGCTAGTAGCTTGCAATTTTAAAATACTGAAAGCAGTTTTTGGTATAGGGTGGTTACTTATATTGCCTGTTTTCTTTTCCTTTAATTGAACGTAGTGACCTTGGTGAGAATCTGTGAAAACGCTTTCCCATTTCAGTGAAACAATATCAGAAAATCTAAACCCCGTAAGGCTTGCGAATATCGCCATGTGCTTTACCTTTTCAATTTTTATTGCAGTTTTCCATAGAATACCTAATTCGTCTTCGGTTAAATATTCTCTGCGTGTTTCTTCAGCTTTTATATATACAGCATCCTTAGCTAGATTGGTATCTGTTAGGTTGTCCTTAAAAGCACTTTTTAGAACATTGATGAAATGTTTATAATATGTAGATGCAGTATTAATAGCTAATTTTTTCTCATTAGTGTTCTCTTTTTTTAATTCTAGCAGGTATTTTCTATAGTCGGCTACATGCTTTTTAGTAAACTGCTGCGTTTGCAATTTGTAGCCAACAAAATTTGAGAAATGTTGATACGATGCTTTCCATGCTAAATAATTGTTATGGCTTCCTGTATTTAGTTTTTCTTCCACAATACTGTTGTAGTATGCTGCAATTTTTACATTCAGCTTAATATTCTCTTTAAGTCCAAATTCTCTATCTCGCAATTGCAATAATCTCTTTGCCCTTACTATCTCGGCAAATTCATGTGTCTTTTTATTGTGAAGCTTTTCCATGTCATCTTTTGGAGTAACATGGGTGTATAGTTTCAAAAACTCTCTTCTAGTTTCTTTTCCAGTTTTCGGATGTATAATAGGAGGGTAGTAGTCTAAATACAGACTCCATTTGCCAGATGCTAATTTCTTTTTTCGGACGGTTACGTTTGCCATAGCGATTGTTTTAGATAGAAGTTAAAAGTTTGTCTATTGAAGTTCTTTTGATTCTAATTAATCTATTGGAGAGATTTACAGCTTCTAAGATTTCTTCTTTAATTAGTCTATAGGTAGTTCTAGTGGAGATATTCAATAAAGATGAAGCCTCCCTTACGGTTAAAAAATCTTTTACAGCAAGTACTTCATATGGTTGCAGTTTGAGCTTTAAAGTTTCCTCATAAGAAGATTTTACTTTCTTTTTTCGCTGTCTGGTTTTGTAGGCTCTTTTAGCGCAGACTGGTCCGCAATATTTTGTGACTGTAGTACGTGCTACAAACTCTATGTTGCAGTTTTGACAAATTCGTGAAACCTTAATATTTGAACTCATTCAACAATTGAAATTGTATGACATAAGGGTAAATAAGTGGAGATAAGAGTATTTAAGTGTAATTAGTCGCCATCATTTCCCCCTATGGTTCAAATATAAATTAAAAATGAGAACGAGGTACAAAATAGGTACAAATAATAGCTAAAAAACACTAAATATCACTAAGTGATACAAAATGTATTTATTAAGAATCTATATTTTATAGGGTTTAATTGATGTTTGGTAAGTGTAATTATGTGATGTTATTTGCCGATACAAAAATTAGCAAAAATATTCCCTAGCAATTCATCATTGGTTACTTGCCCAGTAATTTCTCCTAAATGGTATAATGCTTCCTTAACATCAATTGCCATTAAATCGCTTGAAAGATTTGCTTTCATTCCAAACTGTACCTTTTCTATTTCTTCAAGTGATTTAAGTAGCGAATTGTAATGACGTGTGTTGGTTACAATTGTTTCGTTATTACGAAGAGCTCCTGTATTTACAAATTCTAAAAGGCTGTTCTGCAACTCTTCAACTCCTTCACCAGTTTTTGCAGATAGATATTTTACGTCGTCTAAATATGCGCCTATTTTATTTTTATCGTCCTCAGAAAGTGTATCTGCTTTATTGACTAATAATACTAAGGGTTTTTGCGGATTCTGATTTTTTATCTTTTCAAAGTCAATTACAATATTCTTTAGCTTTTTATCGTCAGCTAATAGCTTTGAGCCATCAACCAATAATAAAACCACTTGTGCTTGCTCTATCTTTTCAAAAGTCCGTTTAATACCCATGCCTTCCACCACATCTTGGGTCTCTCGAATTCCTGCGGTATCAATAAATCGAAACCCTATTCCGCCTATAGAAATTTCATCTTCAATAGTATCACGGGTTGTTCCTGCAATATCTGAGACCAATGCACGCTCTTCATTTAAAAATGCGTTTAAAAGGGTAGATTTACCTACGTTGGGTTCACCTACAATAGCAACTGGAATTCCATTTTTAATTACGTTTCCTACTGCAAAAGAATCTATTAAACTTTGTAATACTTTTTGAATTCGTGTAAGTAGTTCTTTAAACTGAGTACGATCTGCGAATTCTACATCTTCTTCAGAAAAATCGAGTTCTAGTTCAATTAATGACGCAAAATTTAATAGCTCTGTTCGTAACTGTTTAATTTCATTACTAAATCCGCCACGCATTTGTTGCACAGCTATTTGATGGCTAGCGGCATTATCACTAGAAATTAAATCAGCAACTGCTTCAGCCTGACTCAAATCCATTTTGCCATTTAAGAATGCCCTTAGCGTAAACTCACCTGCATCTGCTGTTCTACAACCATTTCTAAGGAATAACTGAATAATTTGTTGTTGTATATATGGTGAGCCGTGGCAAGATATTTCAATTACGTTTTCTCCGGTATACGAATGCGGATCTTTAAAAATTGAAATTAATGCTTGATCTAATACATTTTTTCCATCCTTAATATATCCTAAATGAATGGTATGGCTTTTTTGTTTTGAAAGAATTTTACCTGAAACTGATTCAAAATGCTTGGAAGCAATAGTAATTGCATCTGCACCTGAAAGTCTAATAATTGCAATGGCTCCTGCACCTGCCGGAGTTGCTAATGCTATTATGGTATCGTTTTGAATCATGCTGCAAAAATAATCAATTAATAACTGTTGTAGTTTTCTTAATTTAATGACATTTTGTATTCAGTATATAATTATATAGTAATTTCGCATAGTATAAAATGTAATTAAAAAATGAAAAAAGTAATTGTGTTGTTTGTGTTTATGTTTGTTTCTTCTTTTGGTATGGCTCAAAGTGATGCTCCTGAAACTACAGATGAAATTTCTGTGACGAAAGAGAAAGAAATGGAAGATGTTAAGAAGAAAGTTGATAAAGCTGAAGCTGACGCAAAAAAAGAAAAAAAGGAAGCTGCTGAGCAAAAGAAAAAGGATAAAGCTAAAAAGAAAGAAGAAAAGCTTCAAAAGCAAATAGATTCTAAAACAAAATCTATTTCTAAAGAAGAAAAACAAGTTATAAAATTAAAAAGTCAACTTGAAAAGGGAAAACTAAAAGGAACGCTTTCTCCTGTCGATATTCAAAAAATAGAAGATAAGGTTGCAAAGAGTCAAATGAAGATTATGAAAGAGCAGGAGAAGCTTACAAAGTTGAACAGAAAACTATAATTTCTTTAAAAGTTGTAACAATTTGCGACTTTATGCGTCTTATTTGTAGTATTCATCATTAAATCAATCAAAAATGGAACTAGTAAATAAAAACGCAGTAGTTGTTAGAGAAGACCGTAATTTGTTGGTCATTACGCATTTGTCTCAATATTTAGATTTTGTAACAGGATTTGGCGGACTCGTAGTGCCGTTAGTTATTTGGCTAACGACCAAAGATTCAGTTATAGGTATGGATGAGCACGGTAAATCGGTAATCAACTTTCAGTTAACGTTACTCTTATATCTTGTAATTGGTATACCTGGAATCTTATTATTCGGACTCGGAATCTTATTATTAATATTTGCAGGAATTTTATCAATTGTAATGCCTGCAGTAAATGCGATAAAAGCTAGTAACGGAGAATCGCCTAGCTATTTTGGAACCATACGGTTTATATCGTAAGTATATTATAAAGCAAAAAAAGGGTCAGTTTAATAACTGACCCTTTTTAGTTTATAGATTTTAAGTACTAGCTGTTAAGCATAACAGGCATTACTAACATAGTTACAAATTCACCTTCATCTAAACCATCTGTAGGGGTAAGTATACCTGCACGGTTTGGCAGACTCATTTCTAAAGAAACTTCATCAGAGCCTAAGTTGTTCAACATTTCAGTTAAAAATCTTGAGTTGAAGCCAATTTGCATGTCATCACCTTGGTAAGAACATGTTAATCTTTCTTCTGCCTTATTAGAGTAATCAAGATCTTCTGCAGAAATATTTAATTCTGCACCTGCTATTTTTAAACGTATTTGGTGTGTCGTTTTATTAGAAAATATAGAAACCCTTTTTACAGAGCTTAAGAATTGATTTCTAGCTATAGTAAGTTTGTTAGGATTCTCTTTTGGTATTACCGCTTCGTAATTAGGGTATTTACCATCAATTAGTCTACAGATTAGTTCTGTTTCTTCAAAGCTGAATTTTGCGTTACTCTCATTATACTCGATAAGTACATCAGATTCACTACCTGCCAATATTCCTTTTAATAAAGTCAAAGGCTTTTTAGGCATGATGAACTCAGCTACTTGAGAAGCTCTTACATCTGTACGTTGGTATTTTACCAATTTATGAGCATCTGTTGCTACGAACGTTAAGTTCTCTGGAGAAAATTGAAAAAAGACTCCGCTCATTACAGGTCTTAAATCATCATTACCAGCAGCGAAAATTGTTTTGTTGATAGCAGTTGCTAAAATATCTCCAAGTAATGTTGTAGAACTAGGGCTAGTTAATTCAACCGCTTTTGGGAATTCTGCACCATCAGCGTATGCCAAAGCATATTTACCGTGGTTAGAACTAATTTCTACTGTATTGTTATCCTCAACAACAAAAGTAAGTGGTTGCTCTGGGAAAGTTTTTAAAGTTTCTAAAAGCAATCTTGCCGGTACAGCAATAGTACCTTCATTATCAGAATCTACTTTTATAACAGAACTCATGGTGGTTTCCAAATCGGAAGCTGACACGGTTAGTTTGTCCTTCTGCAAATCGAACAGAAAATTATCCAAAATTGGTAACGTGTTACTGTTGTTGATTACACCTCCTAATATTTGAAGTTGCTTTAGCAAATAGGTACTTGAAACTATAAATTTCATTCTTTAAATTTTATTGATATTAATCTCGAATTCACAAGAAAAATAGGTTTAAACTCCTTATTGTTGGCAGTTTTCGTTACCAACAAAGATATTTTAATTGCCCTTTTTAAGGAAACAAACTTATTAACAGTTTCTTGTCGGTCAAGGTAGTGTATAACACTAGGTATTACTAACTTAAGCTTTTAATATTTGTATTTGACCATTAGTTATTAACTTTTGCTGATTTCGTATTATTTAAAAATACGCTTAAATTTTCATGAAATTGATTTTGCCTTTACTATTCAAAATCTACCATAATAGTATCTCTGTAATCTAACCCTAATAGGGTAGAAGCGCCACCAACTGTGGTAAGATTGCTTTTGTAGATTGCCAATTCAATATAGTCAGATGAATTAAATATTGCCAAAAGATCTCCTGCGCTTTTGCGTTGATTTTTTTCTAAACTATAATCTATGAATTCATTATAAGCTTTATGAATCGTTTTTATTTTATGATTACGGGCAATAAGGGTATATCCACGGTCTTTACGGTAAGCATCAAATAAGTTTTTACGAATATTGGTGATGACATTGCCATAGTTATCAATATAAATGACACTACCAATTATCTTTTTGCCGTCTTCTGCGATTCTTGGCGAAAATTCTCTAAGGTCGTTTAGTTCTGTAAATGGTTTACCAACAATTTCTAAAGTGCCACCACGAGCAATATGGCAGGCTACCTGAATAAATACATTTAATACAGGAAACGAATTTGCTATGGAATCTGGTAAATTTATTTCTACCACTTTCTCTGGAGTCATTTCAGAGGTAATAAGCCCAATGACACCTGTATTTGCGCTAATGAAATAGTGTCCGTTTACCAGTGCTACAACATGCTTGTTCTCTGGGGTCTCTTCAGAATCTACCCCTACAATATGTATCGTTCCTTTTGGGAAGCTTTTATAGGAGTTGGATAGTATGTATGCACATTCGTGAATGTTGAAGGGCATGATATCATGCGAAATATCAACAATTTTGGCATCAGGCAATTCTGTATATATGGAGCCTTTCAATACAGCTACAAAGTGATCTTTTAATCCGAAATCTGTTGTTAGGGTAATTATTGCCATACAGCAATGTTGATATGTTTTTGGTTAGTCGAACTTAAAATTTGCTTAAATTTGATATACAAAATTAAACAAAAAACAGCGATTAGAAACTAATCTTCGCTAACTATAAATCATAATAAAACTGACTGTTTGAACGAGATAATTCTAGAACTTACCGAAATTAGCCCGAGAGAGTTTTTTGGGCAGCAAAATGAACATATTGATTTATTAAAAAAGTACTTTCCAAAATTGAAAATTGTTGCCCGTGGCAATAAGATTAAAGTCTATGGAGATGAAGAACTTTTGGAAGAGTTTGAAAAACGGTTCGATCTTCTAACCCAACATTTCATTAAATATAACAAGTTAGATGAAAACAGCATTGAAAGAATCTTAACAAGTTCTGAAGATGATCAGCCAAAATCATCTAAGAATAGTGGAGAGACATTGGTTCATGGTGTAAGTGGTAGGTTGATTAAAGCTCAGACTGCCAATCAACGTAGATTAGTTGATGCCTCAAAAAATAACGATATGGTTTTTGCTATCGGTCCTGCTGGTACGGGTAAGACCTATACAGGTGTAGCACTTGCGGTAAAGGCTTTAAAAGAGAAGCAGGTAAAGAAAATTATTTTAACTAGACCAGCTGTTGAGGCAGGTGAGAACCTAGGTTTTTTACCTGGCGATTTAAAAGAAAAGTTGGATCCTTATATGCAGCCATTGTATGATGCGCTTAGAGATATGATCCCTGCAGAGAAGTTGGTACATTATATTGAAAACGGTACTATACAAATTGCCCCA harbors:
- the dnaN gene encoding DNA polymerase III subunit beta translates to MKFIVSSTYLLKQLQILGGVINNSNTLPILDNFLFDLQKDKLTVSASDLETTMSSVIKVDSDNEGTIAVPARLLLETLKTFPEQPLTFVVEDNNTVEISSNHGKYALAYADGAEFPKAVELTSPSSTTLLGDILATAINKTIFAAGNDDLRPVMSGVFFQFSPENLTFVATDAHKLVKYQRTDVRASQVAEFIMPKKPLTLLKGILAGSESDVLIEYNESNAKFSFEETELICRLIDGKYPNYEAVIPKENPNKLTIARNQFLSSVKRVSIFSNKTTHQIRLKIAGAELNISAEDLDYSNKAEERLTCSYQGDDMQIGFNSRFLTEMLNNLGSDEVSLEMSLPNRAGILTPTDGLDEGEFVTMLVMPVMLNS
- a CDS encoding SAM hydrolase/SAM-dependent halogenase family protein, which translates into the protein MAIITLTTDFGLKDHFVAVLKGSIYTELPDAKIVDISHDIMPFNIHECAYILSNSYKSFPKGTIHIVGVDSEETPENKHVVALVNGHYFISANTGVIGLITSEMTPEKVVEINLPDSIANSFPVLNVFIQVACHIARGGTLEIVGKPFTELNDLREFSPRIAEDGKKIIGSVIYIDNYGNVITNIRKNLFDAYRKDRGYTLIARNHKIKTIHKAYNEFIDYSLEKNQRKSAGDLLAIFNSSDYIELAIYKSNLTTVGGASTLLGLDYRDTIMVDFE
- a CDS encoding PhoH family protein gives rise to the protein MNEIILELTEISPREFFGQQNEHIDLLKKYFPKLKIVARGNKIKVYGDEELLEEFEKRFDLLTQHFIKYNKLDENSIERILTSSEDDQPKSSKNSGETLVHGVSGRLIKAQTANQRRLVDASKNNDMVFAIGPAGTGKTYTGVALAVKALKEKQVKKIILTRPAVEAGENLGFLPGDLKEKLDPYMQPLYDALRDMIPAEKLVHYIENGTIQIAPMAFMRGRTLDNAFVILDEAQNTTHAQMKMFLTRMGRNARFLITGDPGQIDLPRRTISGLKEALLILQNVPGIEVIYLDDKDVIRHKLVKEVIEAYKTIEHHN